The Aeromicrobium yanjiei genome includes a region encoding these proteins:
- a CDS encoding enoyl-CoA hydratase/isomerase family protein, with protein MTATPAGLQIDVAHGVAWVRLDRPERMNAMDTALQHLLVEVFCQLDVDDAVRVIVLGTTSARAFSVGVDLKEDHTPVDGRRPIVDPMRHAYRNVFETVLESHKPTIAALQGWVVGAGLELAMACDMRIAATSAAFRMPESRVGMGANFGSQMLPRLVSRAHAFDIMYRAETFDAARAADIGFVSQVCSATELDAVVDRIATTIATRAPLTLRRFKAMVTHGAALPIPAALRIDPGTSPYTSDDRLEGAAAFTEGRDPQWSGR; from the coding sequence ATGACGGCCACGCCCGCAGGGCTGCAGATCGACGTCGCGCACGGTGTTGCCTGGGTGCGGCTGGACAGGCCCGAGCGCATGAACGCCATGGACACGGCGCTTCAGCACCTGCTCGTCGAGGTGTTCTGCCAGCTTGACGTCGACGACGCCGTGCGGGTCATCGTGCTGGGCACAACGTCGGCACGCGCCTTCTCCGTAGGTGTCGACCTCAAGGAGGACCACACACCGGTCGACGGCAGGCGCCCCATCGTCGACCCGATGCGGCACGCGTATCGCAACGTCTTCGAGACGGTCCTGGAGTCGCACAAGCCCACCATTGCAGCGTTGCAGGGCTGGGTCGTCGGGGCCGGACTGGAACTCGCGATGGCGTGCGACATGCGCATCGCGGCCACGTCCGCTGCGTTCCGGATGCCTGAGAGCCGGGTGGGGATGGGCGCGAACTTCGGCAGCCAGATGCTGCCGCGGCTGGTCAGTCGTGCTCACGCCTTCGACATCATGTACCGCGCCGAGACGTTCGATGCCGCGCGAGCCGCCGACATCGGGTTCGTGTCGCAGGTCTGCTCTGCCACGGAGCTTGATGCCGTCGTCGATCGCATCGCCACCACCATCGCGACCCGTGCACCACTGACGCTGCGCCGGTTCAAGGCGATGGTGACGCACGGGGCCGCACTGCCGATCCCCGCCGCGCTGCGCATCGACCCCGGCACCAGCCCCTACACGAGTGACGACCGGCTCGAAGGAGCCGCTGCGTTCACTGAAGGACGTGATCCCCAATGGAGCGGACGATGA
- a CDS encoding enoyl-CoA hydratase/isomerase family protein, protein MGSVTLERKGNVAVITVSNPDVKNALTIDMARELGQACRDIEADQTFGCTIVRGDAGAFCSGADTRSWSDTYGDTLSDRAYEETDLMYGSFVQLGSLPVPTIAAVRGAAVGAGLNLVMAADLRVVSASARLIAGFMAAGIHPGGGFFTLARRLGGREISGALGLFGQEMSGQRAYDLGFAGVCVPDGEVEQRALDIATSVASDPLLARRVKRTFEIETGSQPLPWPAALEAERGVQLWTQRRRLDRIQEQS, encoded by the coding sequence ATGGGCTCCGTCACGCTTGAGCGCAAAGGCAACGTCGCGGTCATCACCGTCTCAAACCCCGACGTCAAGAATGCCCTGACCATCGACATGGCACGCGAGCTCGGGCAGGCGTGCCGCGACATCGAGGCCGACCAGACGTTCGGCTGCACCATCGTCCGCGGCGACGCAGGAGCGTTCTGCTCCGGAGCCGACACACGGTCGTGGTCGGACACCTACGGAGACACCCTGAGCGACCGCGCATACGAGGAGACCGACCTCATGTACGGCTCCTTCGTGCAGCTCGGCAGCCTGCCCGTGCCAACCATCGCTGCGGTACGAGGAGCGGCCGTGGGTGCCGGGCTCAACCTCGTCATGGCGGCCGACCTACGCGTCGTCTCAGCGTCCGCCCGACTGATCGCCGGGTTCATGGCGGCAGGCATCCACCCGGGCGGAGGCTTCTTCACGTTGGCTCGCCGTCTCGGCGGACGGGAAATTTCAGGTGCGCTGGGTCTCTTCGGTCAAGAAATGTCAGGTCAGCGCGCCTACGACCTCGGCTTCGCCGGAGTCTGCGTCCCCGACGGCGAGGTCGAGCAGCGCGCGCTGGACATCGCCACGTCTGTGGCAAGCGACCCTCTGCTCGCGCGCCGGGTCAAGCGGACCTTCGAGATCGAGACCGGGTCACAGCCGCTGCCATGGCCCGCGGCGCTGGAGGCTGAGCGAGGCGTTCAGCTCTGGACCCAGCGGCGCCGCCTCGACCGCATCCAGGAACAGTCATGA
- a CDS encoding acetate--CoA ligase family protein, with protein MTTTGTPLITSSTDALDSLFSPQAIAIVGASGRQSNLFARPLQYLTAFGYKGAIYPINPGYESLHGVACYPDVDALPGPIDLALVLIPAARAISLLPAIARAGAKVAVIFASGFSETGEEGQALQTKLTSVAAQHGIRLIGPNCQGALNTATHFYGTFTGALEVGPLTPGGLTYVGQSGAVGGSILSLARERGIGIASWISTGNQADLKTVEIARYLIEQDATTTLAMYIESATGEREFLDLATRAQELGKSLIVLRSATSEAGARAAASHTGAIVGSAAAFNAVVREYGVVLADDIDELVELAHVHTTLPRAHGPAVAIVTTSGGVGSLAADLADSRGLDVVQLSEQAQNELAAMIPAYGATENPIDVTAQVFNGKDVTEFISVCKLTAALPEVDVVLVALTLIIGDQAEKAATALAGLIALSDKPIVVAWCAAHAQTTAARHALRDAGFPVFDSVGSATLALRSLVSDNSTITPNAPSTPTTADDFAALIDQYVEVVTEAAAAPLMDGLGIPRPTTHLITDLQQAEDLAATRSTPAVLKIQSPNVLHKTDRGGVLVGIEPADLPRRTAQLLAMFAGDQPEGVLIQDLVGDGIELIVGVTRSGDHGLPLITVGLGGTATELYRDTATTFAPVDRKQAKTLLLRTRAAALLTGYRSTPAYDLDAVAEAIAQISQLAVVAGDRLREVEVNPLRVTHDPHRPVQALDFMMILAPKAGA; from the coding sequence GTGACGACCACGGGAACGCCGTTGATCACCTCCAGCACCGATGCACTTGACTCACTCTTCTCGCCTCAAGCGATCGCCATCGTCGGCGCCTCAGGACGACAAAGCAACCTGTTCGCACGGCCGCTCCAGTACCTGACAGCCTTCGGCTACAAGGGCGCCATCTACCCGATCAACCCCGGGTACGAGTCCCTCCACGGCGTGGCCTGCTACCCCGACGTCGACGCACTGCCGGGCCCCATCGACCTCGCACTGGTCCTCATCCCGGCGGCACGCGCCATATCCCTGCTTCCCGCCATCGCGCGCGCCGGCGCCAAGGTCGCCGTCATCTTTGCGTCCGGGTTCAGCGAAACCGGCGAAGAGGGACAGGCCCTTCAGACCAAGCTCACGTCGGTGGCTGCCCAGCACGGCATCCGCCTCATCGGCCCCAACTGCCAAGGGGCGCTCAACACAGCGACACACTTCTACGGCACCTTCACCGGCGCACTGGAGGTGGGACCGCTGACCCCTGGCGGCCTGACATACGTCGGGCAGAGCGGCGCCGTGGGCGGATCGATCCTGAGCCTGGCCCGCGAACGTGGCATCGGCATCGCCTCATGGATTAGCACCGGCAACCAAGCCGACCTCAAGACCGTCGAAATAGCCCGGTACCTCATCGAGCAGGACGCCACGACGACCCTGGCCATGTACATCGAGAGCGCTACCGGCGAGCGCGAGTTCCTCGACCTCGCCACACGTGCTCAAGAGCTCGGCAAGTCTCTCATCGTGCTGCGATCCGCGACCAGCGAGGCAGGGGCTCGCGCGGCGGCCTCCCACACCGGCGCAATCGTCGGGAGCGCAGCCGCCTTCAACGCCGTGGTGCGCGAGTACGGAGTCGTGCTCGCCGACGACATCGACGAGCTGGTGGAGCTGGCGCACGTTCACACCACCCTGCCTCGTGCCCACGGCCCCGCCGTCGCAATCGTGACCACATCGGGGGGCGTGGGCAGCCTGGCAGCTGACCTGGCCGACTCGCGCGGCCTCGACGTCGTGCAGCTGTCAGAGCAGGCCCAGAACGAGCTCGCAGCAATGATCCCAGCCTACGGAGCTACTGAAAACCCCATCGACGTCACCGCCCAGGTGTTCAACGGCAAGGACGTCACCGAGTTCATTAGCGTCTGCAAACTCACCGCCGCACTGCCTGAGGTGGACGTCGTGCTGGTGGCGCTGACCCTCATCATCGGCGACCAGGCCGAGAAGGCGGCTACAGCCCTCGCCGGACTCATCGCACTGTCCGACAAGCCCATCGTCGTCGCATGGTGTGCGGCGCACGCACAGACGACCGCCGCTCGGCACGCGCTGCGCGACGCCGGGTTCCCGGTCTTCGACTCAGTCGGGTCCGCCACACTGGCGCTCCGCTCGCTGGTCAGCGACAACTCGACCATCACCCCCAACGCCCCGTCGACGCCGACGACGGCTGACGACTTCGCGGCACTCATCGACCAGTACGTCGAGGTCGTGACCGAGGCCGCCGCCGCCCCCCTGATGGACGGGCTCGGAATCCCACGACCCACAACCCACCTGATCACCGACCTTCAACAGGCCGAGGATCTGGCCGCCACACGCTCGACGCCCGCCGTCCTCAAGATTCAGTCGCCGAACGTCCTGCACAAGACCGATCGCGGCGGAGTCCTGGTGGGTATCGAACCCGCCGACCTGCCGCGCCGCACCGCGCAACTACTCGCGATGTTCGCTGGCGACCAACCCGAGGGCGTCCTTATCCAGGACCTGGTCGGCGACGGAATCGAGCTCATCGTGGGCGTCACGCGCTCCGGCGATCACGGCCTGCCGCTGATAACGGTCGGCCTCGGAGGCACCGCCACCGAGCTCTACCGCGACACCGCGACGACCTTCGCACCAGTCGACCGCAAGCAGGCGAAGACCCTTCTGCTGCGCACCCGCGCCGCCGCACTGCTCACGGGTTACCGGTCGACGCCGGCCTACGACCTGGACGCCGTGGCCGAGGCCATCGCCCAGATCAGCCAGCTGGCCGTGGTCGCCGGCGACCGTCTTCGCGAAGTGGAGGTCAACCCACTACGAGTGACCCATGACCCCCACCGGCCTGTGCAAGCGCTCGACTTCATGATGATCCTGGCGCCGAAGGCAGGTGCGTGA
- a CDS encoding GntR family transcriptional regulator, translating to MTTRAKGTNGREQAVQRIVNEIQEMIVGGELLPGQQIRQEQMAERFSVSRLPIREALRHLLATGLVTHQYNFGFSVARLNQAEFDQLYLMRDLLESAIIRSLPEAKPRHLERLTELNDAISVAAERADAGAVRQLNKEFHFTMFRDSPLSLVVDEVERIWGWAMPYHAVFVSDSGERSRIITEHAQMVETLGRNDVEGLVQLMMNHRAKSEARLNSLLSPHP from the coding sequence GTGACAACCAGAGCCAAGGGCACAAACGGACGCGAGCAGGCCGTCCAGCGCATTGTCAACGAAATTCAGGAGATGATCGTCGGCGGCGAACTGCTGCCCGGCCAGCAGATCCGGCAGGAGCAGATGGCCGAGCGATTCTCGGTCAGCCGCCTGCCCATCCGTGAGGCCCTTCGGCACCTCCTCGCCACTGGCCTGGTCACGCACCAGTACAACTTCGGCTTCTCCGTCGCAAGGCTCAACCAAGCCGAGTTCGACCAGCTGTACCTCATGCGCGACCTCCTCGAGTCGGCAATCATCCGCAGCCTCCCGGAGGCCAAGCCCCGTCACCTCGAACGTCTCACCGAGCTGAACGATGCGATCTCCGTCGCTGCCGAGCGCGCCGACGCGGGCGCTGTGCGCCAGCTCAACAAGGAGTTCCACTTCACCATGTTCCGCGACAGCCCGCTGAGCCTCGTCGTCGACGAGGTCGAGCGCATCTGGGGCTGGGCGATGCCGTACCACGCGGTGTTCGTGAGCGACTCGGGAGAGCGTTCCCGCATCATCACCGAACACGCTCAGATGGTCGAGACGCTCGGGCGCAACGACGTCGAGGGCCTCGTCCAACTCATGATGAACCACCGGGCGAAATCCGAGGCCCGGCTCAACTCCCTGCTCTCGCCACACCCCTAA
- a CDS encoding FMN-binding glutamate synthase family protein, whose product MKLSQVLGGVGIAIGAVAARDLTQKKHALMRNFPVLAHARYWLETIGPELRQYIVTSNDEERPFSRDQRSWIYASSKQENNYSGFGTDNDIEHLPGYAIIKHRTFADSLPHDHAESTGLPSAKILGGPRGRAKAFRPESVVNVSGMSFGSMSGNAIQALNRGAKLAGCMHNTGEGGLSSHHRQGGDIVLQIGTAYFGCRNDDGTFSIDRLKDVVESAPVRAIEIKLSQGAKPGLGGLLPAAKVTREISEIRGIPMGQDCASPSRHTAFTDTDSLLDFVELIAAETGVPVGIKSAVGEMGFWYDLARHMSRRDRGVDFVTIDGGEGGTGASPRIFADSIALPFRMGFSRVYGTFAAAGLSDDVTFIGSGKLGLPDNAVVAFALGADMVSVAREAMLAIGCIQSQKCHTDRCPTGVATQDPWLAHGLDPTEKGQRCAQYVRTFRKELVKVSEAVGVAHPGLITPDDVDILQGDYEAVSLRAAYGYEDGWGALGPDLARQISELMAPGGSRPERDSIEQGEGEKPLGHDAESVT is encoded by the coding sequence ATGAAGCTCAGCCAGGTGCTCGGAGGGGTCGGCATAGCGATCGGGGCGGTGGCGGCTCGTGACCTGACACAGAAGAAGCACGCATTGATGCGCAACTTCCCTGTGCTGGCGCACGCCCGCTACTGGCTGGAGACGATCGGCCCTGAGCTGCGTCAGTACATCGTGACCAGCAACGACGAGGAACGGCCGTTCAGCCGCGATCAGCGCTCCTGGATCTACGCCTCGTCCAAGCAGGAGAACAACTACTCGGGTTTCGGCACCGACAACGACATCGAGCACCTGCCGGGCTACGCGATCATCAAGCACCGGACGTTCGCCGACTCCCTGCCGCACGATCACGCCGAGAGCACCGGTCTGCCGAGCGCGAAGATCCTCGGCGGACCGCGCGGGCGCGCCAAGGCGTTCCGTCCCGAGTCGGTCGTGAACGTCTCGGGCATGAGCTTCGGGTCGATGTCGGGCAATGCGATCCAGGCGCTCAACCGGGGAGCGAAGCTCGCAGGGTGCATGCACAACACGGGGGAGGGCGGCCTGTCCTCGCACCACCGCCAGGGCGGCGACATCGTCCTGCAGATCGGCACCGCCTACTTCGGGTGCCGCAACGATGACGGCACCTTCTCGATCGACCGGCTCAAGGACGTCGTGGAGTCGGCGCCGGTCCGGGCGATCGAGATCAAGCTCTCCCAGGGCGCCAAGCCGGGTCTCGGCGGCCTGCTGCCCGCGGCGAAGGTGACCCGCGAGATCAGCGAGATCCGGGGCATCCCGATGGGCCAGGACTGCGCGAGTCCCTCGCGGCACACCGCCTTCACCGACACCGACAGCCTGCTCGACTTCGTCGAGCTCATCGCGGCCGAGACGGGTGTTCCGGTGGGCATCAAGAGCGCGGTGGGCGAGATGGGCTTCTGGTACGACCTCGCGCGTCACATGTCTCGCCGGGACCGCGGCGTCGACTTCGTGACGATCGACGGCGGCGAGGGCGGCACCGGCGCGTCGCCGCGCATCTTCGCCGACTCGATCGCCCTGCCGTTCCGCATGGGCTTCTCCCGGGTCTACGGCACGTTCGCCGCCGCGGGCCTGAGCGATGACGTCACCTTCATCGGCTCGGGCAAGCTGGGCCTTCCCGACAACGCCGTCGTGGCGTTCGCGCTGGGTGCCGACATGGTCAGCGTGGCCCGCGAGGCGATGCTCGCGATCGGCTGCATCCAGTCGCAGAAGTGCCACACCGACCGCTGCCCGACGGGCGTCGCGACCCAGGACCCGTGGCTGGCCCACGGCCTCGATCCGACCGAGAAGGGTCAGCGGTGCGCCCAGTACGTCCGGACGTTCCGCAAGGAGCTGGTGAAGGTGTCAGAGGCGGTGGGTGTCGCGCATCCGGGCCTGATCACCCCCGACGACGTGGACATCCTGCAGGGCGACTACGAGGCGGTGTCCCTGCGTGCGGCCTACGGCTACGAGGACGGCTGGGGCGCCCTGGGACCGGATCTGGCGCGGCAGATCTCCGAGCTGATGGCGCCCGGCGGCTCGCGCCCCGAGCGGGACTCGATCGAGCAGGGCGAGGGCGAGAAGCCCCTCGGTCACGACGCCGAGAGCGTCACCTGA
- a CDS encoding sensor histidine kinase, which translates to MRERLMVTLVAMTVGMIAVFGVVRAYSTANLVQDQERESVSESADLVAVAVAARGPDEITPAFLDQLTQEGQTLTYMAEDGTRISTRTAARDEDDISATRPVADTGARVILTQQASVSAGRVSDALWSLVLVGLALAVLAAVIGWLLAQRFAYPFRRLAEDAKRIGEGHFDAPVHRSNMREAAELGDALRSAAGQLDELVRRERNLAVVASHELRTPITALRLSLEDLTLWPETPPAVADELQHSLTQVDRLSGVVTALLESGGDRRKNRGSTVDLATVATDAAKRWSAQAEAAGREITVLPTQDPAMVWAAREAIDAVVDILIENALLHGSGTVTIEIFPDSTHFRFRVHDEGSRVIEPGVLHASPTEAVSGLSDAATRAEALGGFIGVGDHPTTLVALFLPRADRRRRASDAVR; encoded by the coding sequence ATGCGTGAACGCCTGATGGTGACGCTCGTCGCGATGACCGTCGGGATGATCGCCGTCTTCGGCGTCGTGCGGGCCTACTCCACCGCCAACCTCGTCCAGGACCAGGAGCGCGAGTCCGTCAGCGAGTCGGCCGATCTCGTGGCTGTCGCGGTGGCGGCCCGCGGGCCCGACGAGATCACGCCCGCGTTCCTGGACCAGCTGACCCAGGAGGGGCAGACCCTCACGTACATGGCCGAGGACGGCACTCGCATCAGCACCCGCACGGCCGCCCGTGACGAGGACGACATCTCCGCGACCCGACCCGTCGCCGACACCGGGGCCCGGGTCATCCTGACGCAGCAGGCCTCCGTCAGCGCGGGTCGTGTGTCGGACGCCCTGTGGTCGCTGGTGCTCGTGGGCCTCGCACTTGCCGTGCTGGCAGCAGTGATCGGCTGGCTGCTCGCCCAGCGCTTCGCCTACCCCTTCCGCCGGCTGGCGGAGGACGCGAAGCGCATCGGTGAGGGACACTTCGACGCCCCTGTGCACAGGTCCAACATGCGGGAGGCGGCCGAGCTGGGCGACGCTCTGCGCAGCGCCGCCGGTCAGCTCGACGAGCTGGTGCGTCGCGAGCGCAATCTCGCGGTCGTCGCGTCACACGAGCTCCGCACGCCCATCACGGCGCTGCGGCTCTCGCTCGAGGACCTGACGCTGTGGCCCGAGACCCCGCCCGCGGTCGCCGACGAGCTGCAGCACAGCCTGACCCAGGTCGACCGGCTGAGCGGTGTCGTGACGGCGCTGCTCGAGAGCGGTGGCGATCGACGCAAGAACCGGGGCTCGACCGTCGACCTCGCCACCGTGGCCACCGACGCCGCGAAGCGCTGGTCGGCTCAGGCAGAGGCAGCCGGCCGCGAGATCACGGTGCTGCCCACGCAGGATCCCGCGATGGTGTGGGCCGCCCGCGAGGCGATCGACGCCGTCGTCGACATCCTGATCGAGAACGCCCTGCTGCACGGATCGGGCACCGTCACGATCGAGATCTTCCCCGACAGCACCCACTTCCGCTTCCGCGTGCACGACGAGGGGTCGCGCGTGATCGAGCCCGGCGTCCTGCACGCTTCCCCCACGGAAGCCGTCTCGGGTCTCAGCGACGCTGCCACCCGGGCCGAGGCGCTCGGCGGCTTCATCGGTGTCGGTGACCACCCGACGACCCTCGTGGCGCTGTTTCTTCCCCGCGCTGACCGGCGGCGCCGGGCCAGCGACGCCGTCAGGTGA
- a CDS encoding response regulator transcription factor, protein MPHLVLLVEDDDQIAAPLIRTLEREGYSVQRASAGLPAIDRVQAGDVDLVLLDLGLPDIDGLEVCRRIRAGGYGGGVLILTARGGELDRVVGLDVGADDYLAKPFGLAELLARARALLRRAAPAAADAPAPAATPAAPAPPAPAAATDDAGALRVDTDARRVWVGAAELAVTAKEFDVLALLQSTPGAVFTRERVMDDVWDENWFGSTKTLDTTIGRLRQKLEESGTSSRIVTVRGVGFRLESTADA, encoded by the coding sequence ATGCCCCACCTCGTGCTGCTCGTCGAGGACGACGACCAGATCGCCGCTCCCCTCATCCGCACCCTCGAGCGTGAGGGCTACTCGGTCCAACGCGCCTCGGCCGGCCTCCCAGCGATCGACCGGGTCCAGGCCGGCGACGTCGATCTCGTGCTCCTGGATCTCGGCCTGCCGGACATCGACGGGCTGGAGGTGTGCCGTCGCATCCGCGCGGGAGGCTATGGGGGCGGCGTGCTGATCCTGACGGCCCGCGGCGGCGAGCTCGACCGCGTCGTGGGCCTCGACGTGGGCGCCGACGACTACCTGGCCAAGCCGTTCGGCCTCGCCGAGCTGCTGGCCCGCGCCCGTGCCCTGCTCCGGCGTGCGGCCCCCGCGGCAGCCGATGCGCCGGCGCCGGCAGCCACCCCGGCTGCGCCTGCCCCGCCCGCGCCCGCAGCAGCCACCGACGACGCCGGCGCCCTGCGGGTCGACACCGATGCTCGCCGCGTCTGGGTCGGCGCCGCCGAGCTGGCCGTCACGGCCAAGGAGTTCGACGTCCTCGCGCTCCTGCAGTCCACCCCCGGCGCGGTGTTCACCCGCGAGCGGGTCATGGACGACGTCTGGGACGAGAACTGGTTCGGCTCGACCAAGACGCTCGACACGACGATCGGGCGTCTGCGGCAAAAGCTCGAGGAGAGCGGCACCTCGTCTCGCATCGTGACGGTCCGCGGCGTCGGGTTCAGGCTGGAGAGCACCGCCGATGCGTGA
- a CDS encoding Ig-like domain-containing protein: MSSTHARHRQQGTSLTRRLPWAVGALVAVVASVAVTGSSSASFVSRTGSTSTVTAAADWTPPSVTVSTPSPTVKGMTTIAAPAQDDVTGIDRVTIQRAAAGSSTWTTVCTARTAPYACDWNTLPDADGSYDLRATAVDRAGNTATSTTFRATVANNLTVSLPRPGDFLRGTVSTTVGVSNQGGVTISSVRIEFAPTGSTSWATACSSTTAPYTCSVDTSAVPGGTYDLRAVAVAGTATFASPVVSRVVVDNIAPVVTMTDPGTPLKGTKTFAAGASDERSGIAKVVVQAGSGSTWTDLCTATSLPASCAADTNTLANGTYTFRAVATDKAGNTTTSAPTAGRVVQNTVSSVTLTAPRPHLRGTVTLDAQAKSTGTIASVKFQRSPAGAGTWTDICTDTTSPYSCSFATAGLPDGAYDLRAVVTDSAGVQTPSAVVTDRTIDNTRGKGVDIQTTNGGTNGKVDAGDTIVYTFSEQMDLSSIYAGWSGTATSGSVQFSNASWWGGNDVLDVSGPGNADLGTVALNEDFFLLATSARVTMSATTLTDGGARTVVTIRLDSSPYSAAGTAKAADMVWSPSSSILDLAGNPISTSTVTESGPTDVDF; encoded by the coding sequence ATGAGCTCGACGCACGCACGGCACCGGCAGCAGGGGACCTCCCTGACCCGCCGGCTGCCCTGGGCCGTCGGCGCCCTGGTCGCCGTCGTCGCCTCGGTCGCCGTGACCGGCTCGTCCTCCGCGTCGTTCGTCTCCCGCACCGGCTCGACCAGCACCGTCACCGCCGCGGCCGACTGGACGCCGCCGTCCGTCACGGTCTCCACCCCGAGCCCCACCGTCAAGGGCATGACGACGATCGCGGCCCCCGCGCAGGACGACGTCACCGGCATCGACCGCGTCACGATCCAGCGGGCCGCCGCCGGCAGCTCCACCTGGACGACGGTCTGCACCGCGAGGACCGCCCCGTACGCCTGTGACTGGAACACGCTCCCGGACGCCGACGGCTCCTACGACCTGCGAGCCACGGCCGTCGACCGCGCCGGCAACACCGCGACCTCCACGACGTTCCGCGCCACCGTCGCCAACAACCTCACGGTCTCGCTGCCCCGCCCGGGCGACTTCCTGCGGGGCACCGTGAGCACCACGGTCGGCGTCAGCAACCAGGGCGGCGTCACGATCTCCTCGGTGAGGATCGAGTTCGCCCCCACGGGCAGCACGAGCTGGGCCACGGCCTGCTCCTCGACCACCGCGCCCTACACCTGCTCCGTCGACACCAGCGCCGTCCCCGGCGGGACGTACGACCTGCGCGCCGTCGCCGTGGCCGGCACCGCGACGTTCGCATCGCCCGTGGTCAGCCGCGTGGTCGTCGACAACATCGCTCCGGTCGTCACGATGACCGACCCGGGCACCCCCCTGAAGGGCACCAAGACCTTCGCCGCCGGTGCCAGTGACGAGCGCTCGGGCATCGCCAAGGTGGTCGTCCAGGCCGGGTCGGGCAGCACCTGGACCGATCTGTGCACCGCGACGAGCCTCCCGGCCAGCTGCGCCGCCGACACCAACACCCTCGCGAACGGCACCTACACGTTCCGCGCCGTCGCCACCGACAAGGCCGGCAACACCACGACCTCAGCGCCGACGGCAGGGCGCGTCGTGCAGAACACGGTCTCCTCGGTCACCCTCACGGCGCCCCGCCCCCACCTGCGCGGCACGGTCACGCTGGACGCCCAGGCCAAGTCGACCGGGACGATCGCCTCGGTCAAGTTCCAGCGCTCGCCCGCCGGCGCCGGCACCTGGACCGACATCTGCACCGACACCACCTCGCCGTACAGCTGCTCATTCGCCACGGCCGGCCTCCCCGACGGCGCGTACGACCTGCGCGCAGTCGTGACCGACTCGGCCGGCGTCCAGACCCCCTCCGCCGTCGTCACCGATCGCACGATCGACAACACGCGTGGCAAGGGTGTCGACATCCAGACCACCAACGGCGGGACGAACGGCAAAGTCGACGCCGGGGACACCATCGTCTACACGTTCAGCGAGCAGATGGATCTCAGCTCGATCTACGCGGGTTGGTCCGGGACGGCGACGTCGGGCTCGGTCCAGTTCAGCAACGCGAGCTGGTGGGGCGGCAACGACGTGCTCGACGTCTCCGGTCCGGGCAATGCCGATCTGGGCACCGTCGCCCTCAACGAGGACTTCTTCCTCCTCGCCACCAGCGCTCGCGTGACGATGAGCGCGACGACCCTCACCGACGGCGGAGCCCGCACGGTCGTGACGATCCGGCTCGACTCCTCCCCTTACTCGGCCGCCGGCACGGCGAAGGCCGCCGACATGGTGTGGAGCCCGTCGTCCTCGATCCTCGACCTGGCGGGCAACCCGATCAGCACGAGCACCGTGACCGAGTCCGGCCCGACGGACGTGGACTTCTGA
- a CDS encoding signal peptidase I, giving the protein MSRKHSRPRRSTAARVGSGLVTLLSILATLAGVAYLAPSLFGYERYVITGGSMSGTFEKGAIAFEEPVPVDELKVGDVITYLPPADSGVTTLVTHRIIKDTTLKTGVRQLQTQGDANPDPDPWKFSLTEGEQPVVRHTVPHLGWVFVALADREIRMVVIGIPAALIALAALVELARAIGGRREDGPRAVTGPVREPAHSA; this is encoded by the coding sequence ATGAGCCGCAAGCACAGCCGCCCCCGCCGCAGCACCGCTGCCCGCGTCGGCTCCGGCCTGGTCACGCTCCTGTCGATCCTCGCCACCCTGGCCGGCGTCGCGTACCTCGCGCCGAGCCTGTTCGGCTACGAGCGCTACGTGATCACGGGCGGCTCGATGTCGGGAACGTTCGAGAAGGGTGCGATCGCCTTCGAGGAGCCCGTCCCGGTGGACGAGCTCAAGGTCGGGGACGTCATCACGTACCTCCCACCCGCCGACAGCGGCGTGACGACCCTTGTGACGCACCGCATCATCAAGGACACCACGTTGAAGACCGGCGTCCGCCAGCTCCAGACCCAGGGCGACGCCAACCCGGACCCCGATCCGTGGAAGTTCAGCCTGACCGAGGGCGAGCAGCCGGTCGTACGCCACACCGTCCCGCACCTCGGCTGGGTCTTCGTGGCCCTGGCCGACCGGGAGATCCGCATGGTGGTCATCGGCATCCCGGCGGCGCTCATCGCCCTGGCCGCGCTGGTCGAGCTCGCTCGCGCCATCGGTGGCCGCCGCGAGGACGGGCCGCGAGCTGTCACGGGCCCCGTCCGTGAGCCCGCACACTCCGCCTGA